In Lewinellaceae bacterium, a single window of DNA contains:
- the ruvA gene encoding Holliday junction branch migration protein RuvA — translation MITYIKGNITHKSPTYIVVEAAGLGYHINISLNTYAQVEKLESVKILTHLHIKEDSHTLYGFADAAERNLFVHLISVSGIGPSTAQLMLSSMTPDEMRAAIISEDVNTLKRIKGIGPKTAKRAILDLKDKMLKDSGEELALASPQDNTIRDEALSALVALQFNRIQAQKALNKALKENSGIASVEALIKLALKELS, via the coding sequence ATGATTACATACATCAAGGGGAATATTACACACAAAAGCCCGACCTATATTGTTGTGGAGGCGGCGGGCCTGGGGTACCACATCAACATCAGCCTGAACACCTATGCTCAGGTGGAAAAGCTGGAATCTGTCAAAATATTGACACACCTCCACATTAAGGAGGACAGCCACACCCTCTACGGCTTTGCCGACGCTGCCGAGCGCAATCTCTTTGTCCATCTGATCTCCGTTTCCGGTATTGGGCCGAGCACGGCGCAGCTCATGCTTTCATCGATGACCCCCGATGAGATGCGGGCCGCCATTATCAGCGAAGATGTCAATACCCTGAAGCGGATCAAGGGCATAGGGCCCAAAACGGCCAAGCGTGCTATCCTGGACCTCAAGGACAAAATGCTCAAAGATTCCGGGGAGGAACTGGCTCTGGCCAGCCCTCAGGACAATACAATCCGGGATGAGGCGTTATCTGCTTTGGTGGCTTTGCAATTCAACCGCATTCAGGCCCAGAAGGCTCTGAATAAAGCCCTGAAGGAAAACTCCGGCATTGCCAGCGTTGAAGCACTGATTAAACTGGCATTGAAAGAGCTTTCCTAG